DNA sequence from the Paraburkholderia azotifigens genome:
GCGACCGAAATGCGCTCCCCGTTCGACAACTTACGCACATTGACGCGCCAGCGCTGGTGCTTGACCTCGACGTCATGCATGCCGTCTGCAAGACCCGCCAGCGTCGAAACGGGAATGAACGGATCCGCGTCCGTCGAAGGCTTGTCGAGGCGCGAGATGACGAGCCGCACATCCGGGTCTTCACTGCCGTGCCTCGCAGCAGCCGACCGCGTGAGGACGATTTCCCCGCTATCGATCAATGCGCCGATCTCGCGAAGATGGCCGTCCTGCAGTTTGTTTGCCTCGACATAGGCGGCCGCAAACGACGCGGCGCAGGCAGCCACGCTCAGCGCCACGATCACGCATGCGATCCACCACGTCAGCCGCACCGCGATAGACTGCGAAGCGCGTCCCCGTCGATTATTCATTCGACACCTCTTATATGGAACCGCAACACGTCGCTGCTATGGGGTGCAGCAAAGTGGCAGATATCCTAAAGCATTAGAAGGTGTCGTTGAGGTGAGAAATATTCTCAGACGGCGAGCGCTGCGAAGCGTCCCGCGAGGGCTCGCGTCGGCGCGCCCGGCACCGCGCGCACGCGGGCGGGCGTGCGTGACAGACGGTAGGGCACCTTGATGACAGGCCAGAATGCGCCGCAGGCATCGCGCGCGACGCTCAGCACGTCCGCGAGAAAATCGCCGTCCTCGATCAGTTCATGCACGCGCGCCACCGGCACCGCGCTGATGCCCGCTTTCGCGAGCGCCGCGACAGCCGACGCGCGCGTCTCACCGCTGCATCGCGCCTGTTGTGCATGCGCCGCGAGCGACGCTGCATCGACATGCTCATCGCTTTCGAGCCACACATGGCCGTCGATGCACGCGACGGCGATTCCCTGTCCCTCCCGATTGCCTGACGCAAACAGCGCACACCATGCGGCCACATCCTGCATCGATATTTCGACGAACGTTCCGTCGTGTCGCGCCGGATCGGCAAGGCAGGCGACAATCGCGAGCAGCGCCGCCTGACCGCCGAGAATATCCGCGCCCGACACCCCGAGCTTCACCGGCTCGCCCGCGCTGCGCGTCAGGTCCATGAGGCCGCTCATCGCCTGAATCACGGTGTCGAACGCGGGCCTTCCGGGATACGCGGACGCGATTCCGAAGCCGGAAATCGAGCAATAGATCAGACGCGGATTGATCTTGCCGAGCGTGTCGCGATCGAAACCGAGCTTCGCGAGCGCACCCGGACGCAGGTTCTCGACGAGCACGTCGGCATCGGCAAGCATCGCGCTCAGATGCGCACGGTCGGCTTCCTGCTTCAAATCGAGGGCGATGGTTTGCTTGTCGGTGTTATTGAGCGCGAAGAAGTAACTCGTGCCCGCCTGGCCCGGCGTCCATGAACGCGCCACTTCGCCGTCGGGCGGCTCGACCTTCACGACTTCCGCGCCCAGCGCCGCAAGATGCTTGCCGACGAGCGGCGCCGTCGTGTACTGGCCGATCTCGACAACCTTGATGCCCGCAAGCGGCCCTGCATGCGGAACATGCGCAGCGCTTTCCGGGCTCGCGTGCGGGGTGGCGCATGTGTCATCAGTCAGACGCGATGTATTGAAGATCGGCACACGCCGATACGTGTCACTGTCGATGCCTTGCGTGTCGATCTGCATTGCGGCATCCGCATGCCGCATGCGGAAATTCGGCTCGCCGCTCAAACCCGCGACGGACACGATCGGCCCAGCCGCCAAACCGATCCGTTCGCACAACAGCGAACACTCGGCTGTCGTCAGCGTGGCGGTCCACGTCTCGATCAACGCATCGAGTTCATCGACGTTCACCACCCGTTCACGCAACGTTGCGAAACGCGGATCGCCGAGTTGCGGCACACAGGCCACCTCCTTGATCTTGCGCCACTGTTCTTCGGTGCTGGTGCAGATGAGTATCCAGCCGTCGCGTGTCGCGTACGCATTCCATGGCGCGCACGCAGGATGCCGGTTGCCGACGCGGCCAACCGTGCCTTGCGCGAACGCCGTGGGCAGAAACGTCGTGAGCGCGCTGGCGGCGCAACCGAACAGCGTCACGTCGATGTTCTGCACGATGCCGCGCGAACGCTTCACGCGCACCGCCGCGGCAATCGCCGCGCTTGCATAGAGCGCCGCCGAAATCTCCGTGAACGGCACGCCGATACGCACGGGCTCGCCGTGCGCAAATCCCGTCGTGTCCATCAATCCGCTGATCGCCTGAATCTGCGCGTCCGTCCCGCGCATGCACGCGCGCGCGCCTTGCGGCCCGGTGGCTGTGATGTCGCACACGATATGCGTGCCCGCCGCCTTCAGCTCCGCGATTGCGCTTCGCTCGTTCGCCGGACTCATGTCCGATGAAACGACGATCACGTCATACGCGGAAATGTCGCGCGGCCGCGCTTCGCCGAACGTGACCTGCGCGCCCGCGCGTTCGAGCAGCGTCGCGCCGAGCCTGATCGCGTGGCGAGCACCCCAGGCCAGAATACGCACATCGTCCAGCATGGTTGTCTCCTTGAGTCTCACAGATTGCCTTGTACCAACGATACGGTGCGTTACAGCCGCGCTCAAACGACATTTCCTGCGCGCCCGATTGAGTTTTACTGATGTGAACGCAAGCGCGTTTCTACGTAGCTTTCCCGGCATGCGCCGCACGATACGCGTGCTACCATTTTTCGATGCGAACCCTTCCGTCACTCAACGCACTGCGTGCCTTCGAGGTCTGCGGCCGGCTGCTCAGCGTGCAGCTCGCCGCGAACGAACTCAACGTCACGCCCGCGGCCGTGAGCCGTCAGATCAAGCTGCTCGAAGACCAGCTCGGCGTGCTGCTGTTCGAACGCGGACATCGCGCGATCGCGTTGACGCCGATGGGCGAGCGCTATCTCGCCGACATCGTGCGCGGCTTCGAGACGATGCGCACAGCGACGATCAACCTCACGGAAGCGCGCCGGCGCCGCACGCTCAAGATTCGCGGCTACACGACTTTTTCCATGAACTGGCTGCTGCCGCGTCTGTCGACGTTTCATCGCGAGCATCCCGACATCGAAGTCAGTCTCACGACGTCGCTGCAACCCGTCGACTTCAACACCGAAGACGTCGATGCGGCGATCCGCCTGTCGCATGCGCCTTCATCGGATGTCGGCCATGACCGTCTCGTGCCGAACGAACTCGTGCCCGTATGCAGCCCCGAGTTTCTGCGCGCGCACCCCGACCTCACCGACGCCACGCCCGAAGCACTGCGCAACGTGCCGCTGCTGCATTCGCTGGCGCGCCGCGAGGACTGGGCAAAATGGCTCGACGCGGCGGGCGTGCGCGGCGTGAATCCGTTGAGCGGGCTCAGCTACGAAAGCTCGATCCTCGCGTACTTCGCCGCGACGCAAGGCATCGGCGTCGCGATGGCGCAGCGCGTGCTCGTCGCCGACCAGCTGCGCGACGGCACGCTCGTGACACCCTTTTCGTTCGTGCTCGATCTGGGCGCGTTCACGTATTACCTGATCTATCCGCGCGAGCACCTGTCGAACCCCGAGTTCGCAGCGTTTCGCGACTGGCTGCTGTCGATCGGCGAAGCGCGTAGCTGACGGCTTCAACGTCCCTTGAACTGCGGCTTGCGCTTCTCCGCGAATGCCTTGCGCCCTTCTACGCGATCTTCCGAATCGCGCATCGCGCCCCACGCCAGCTCGGTGAATTCGAGCGCCTGCGCAAGGGGCACGTTGCTGCTCGTCTCCGCGACCTTCTTGATCATCTGCACGGCAAGCGGACCATTCGATGCAATCGTGCGCGCGATTTCGTGTGCTGTGTCCATCAGCGCTTCCGGCTCGACGACATCGGACACGAGGCCCACGCGCTCCGCGTAGGCCGCGTCGATCTTGCAGCCCGTCAGCAGCATCTTCATCGCGATGGCGGACGGCACGGCTTTTTGCAGCGCCTGAATGCCGCACACGGCGGGAATGCTCGCGACGACGGCTTCAGGCAAGCCAAACACCGCGCTGCTCGACGCGATGCGCAGATCGCACTGCAGCGCGAGTTCGAGCCCGCCGCCGAGGCAATATCCGTTGATCGCGCCGATGACCGGCTTGAAGAGGCGCAGCGAACCGAGATCCATCAAACGCACGTAGATGCCTTCAGCCGCGGCACGGTCGATGGAACGTACGAACGACGAACCGAAGCTCGTCGTCGGCGGCAACGTATTCTTCAGATCCGCGCCGACGCAAAATGATTTCTGCCCCGCGCCCGTGAGCACGATCACGCGCACGTCATCGTCGTCGCGCGCTTCGGCGAGTGCCGCGCGCAACGCCTTCAGGCTGTCGAGATCGAGCGCGTTGAGCGCTTCGGGACGGTCAAGGCTTACGGTGGCCACATGATCGGACACGCTGTAGTGAATGGTCATGATCGTCTCCTTCACACGCCCGCCGACGACAGCGAACGGCCGCCGCAGACATAGAGCGTCTGCCCCGTGATGTACGACGCTTCACGTTGCGCAAAAAACAGCACGGCCTGCGCGATATCGTCGGGCGTGCCGATGCGCTGCACAGGCACTGACTTCTTCAGACGTTCCTGAAGCTCCGCATCGAAAGCCTGAAACAGCGGCGTATCGACGATGCCGGGCGCAACCGCGTTCACCGTGATGCCCGCGCTCGCCCATTCGAGCGCGAGACTGCGCGTGAGGCTCACCACGCCGCCCTTCGCCGCCGAATAGTTCGACTGTCCGATGCCGCCCAGCCACGCGCGCGACGATATGTTCACGATGCGTCCATAACGCGCGGCGCTCATATGCGCGAGCACGGCGCGGCAGCACAGGAACTGCGATTTGAGGTTCACGCCGATCACGGCGTCCCAGTCGTCGTCGCTCATCTTCGTGATGCGCTTGTCGCGCACGATGCCCGCGTTGTTCACCAGCACGTCGATCCGGCCAAAGCGTTCGGCGACGGCTTCGACGGCTTCGTTCACCGACGCGCCGTTCGTTACGTCGACAGGCAGTCCGATCACCTCGGCGCCTTCAGCCGCGAGCGTGCTGGCCGCCTGATCGAGCGCCGCGCGATCGAGATCGAACAGCGCGATACGCAAGCTCTTGCGTGCGAGCGCCGCCGCAATGCCCAAGCCGATGCCCTTCGCGCCGCCCGTGACGATGGCGACCTCCGCGGACGGGTTGTGAGGCGATGCATGCATGACGTGTCTCCATGGAATGAAAGTCTGTGGATTCCATGCTAGGTCGCGTGCGGCACCGCGTTCAAACGACTTTTTTCGCGGCTTCGATTGACTTTCCCTCAATCGAAACGGGCGATGCCCGTGCGTCGGCGGTCCGTGGGTTGACTGCAAAAAATATCAATCGACAGCGCAAAAAAAGTCGTTTGCGTGGGCTGGTTTGCGAAACCTAGGATGCGTCCATGTGCAGGGCCGAACGCTGTGTCGCACGGTTCAGGCGATACGTCCCGCACGTTCCGCATGCGTCGTGCAACCCGCGCACGCTCACCACAAAGAGACACGGAGACAACATGGACACCATCCTTCCGGGCGTCGCCCAGCAACCCGCGACGCCGCTCACGCGAGCGCAGCGAAGAGCCATCGTCGCGGCGACGCTCGGCACCATCGTCGAATTCACCGACTGGATCATTTACGCGACCTTCGCCGCGCTCTTCTCACGTCACTTCTTTCCCGCGAACAACGATCGCGTGTCGCTGCTTTCGGCATTTGCAGTGTTCGCGGTCGGCTTCGTGATGCGGCCGATAGGCGGTGCGCTGCTCGGCGCCTACGCCGACCGGCACGGGCGCAAGAACGGCCTCGCGTTATCGGTTGCGTTGATGGCGGGCAGTTCGCTCGTCATCGCCGTATGTCCCGGCTATGAGTCGATCGGCTTCGCCGCGCCGCTGATCCTCGTTCTGGCGCGGCTCATTCAGGGCTTCGCGGCAGGCGGCGAATTCGGCTCGGCATCGACGTTCCTGATCGAATCGTCGGCGCCGTCCCGGCGCGGCTTCGCGGGCTCGTGGCAGCACTTCGCGGTCAACGCGGGCGTGCTGGTGGCGGCTTTGATCGGCGCGGTTCTCACGTCGCTCATCGACCATGCGGGCATGGCGAGCTGGGGCTGGCGCGTCGCCTTCGCGATCGCGGGATTGCTCGGCTTCGTCGCGCTGTGGGTGCGGCTCGCCGTCGCCGAAACGGATGCGTTCCGAAAGAGCGCTGCCACGCATCAGCGCGCACGTCATCCGTTTCTCGTGATCGTTCGCGAACATCGACGCGCGGCGCTGCGCGTAATCGGCATCGCGATGGCGGGCAATCTGTGCGTCTATCTGTGGCTCGTGCTGTTTCCGACGCTCGCGCATCTTCGTACCGGTTTGCCGCTGCACGATGCGTTCAACGCGAGCGTGATCTCGATCGTCGTGTCGCTGATCGTGATTCCGTTCATCGGCAGGCTGTCGGATCGCATTGGCCGCAAGCCGGTGCTGCTCGTCTTCGCGGGCGGCTCCGCGCTCTTCGCATGGCCCGCGCTGCATTTCCTCAGCAACGACTTCTGGAGCGCTACCGCGATCGTCACGATCGGCATGCTGCTCTCGTCGGGATTCGCCGCAACCTGCGCGACGGTGATGGCCGAGCAATTCCCGGCACACGTGCGGGCAACGGGCGTGGCGCTGCCTTATGCGGTATCGGCGGCGCTGTTCGGCGGCACGCTGCCCTACATCGTCACCGCGATGTCGAATTCGGGCCTGTCGCCATACCTGTGGGTCTATGTCGCGGCCGTGTGTGTCGTGGGCTTCGTGGTCTATGCGCGGATGCCGGAGACGCGCGGAAAGGTTCTCGACTGAGCGCTACGTCGACACGCCATCATCTTCTGAATTTCAGCAGGTCAATCATTGGAGGCAGCAATGCGGAAAGTCGTTATCGGTGGCGTCGGCATGACGTCGTTTGGCAAGTTTCTCAATCGCAATCTGAAGTCGCTCGCCGAAGAGGCGGTATCGCTCGCATTGAAGGATGCGCGCGCCACCGTGAACGATGTCGATCGTGTCTTCTTCGGCAATGCAGCGGCAGGCGTCGTCACCGGACAGGAGATGATTCGCGCGCAGTCGTCCCTGCGCAATACGGGGCTCGACGGCAAGCCGATGTTCAACGTCGAGAATGCGTGCGCGTCGGGCAGTTCGGCGTTGAATCTCGCTTGGCTTTCGGTCGCTTCGGGGCAGTCGGAAACCGCATTGGTGGTCGGCGTCGAAAAGCTCACGCATGAAGACAAGGCGATTTCGTTCGGCGCGTTCGCGAAAGCCGTCGATCTCGAAGAGCCGCTGCCCGAAGGCGTGACGACGGGCACGGGCTCGCTCTTCATGGATCTCTACGCGGCGAAGGCGCGCAAGTGGATGGAAAAAACGGGCGCCGAAGCAAGCGACTTCGCGCGAGTCGTCGTGAAGAGCCGCCGCGCGGGATCGCTGAATCCGCATGCGCAGTTCCGCAACGAAACGAGCGTCGAGGAAGTGCTCGCGAGCCGCATGGTCAGCGATCCGCTGACGCTCTTCATGTGCTCGTCGATCGGCGACGGCGGCGCGGCGCTCTTCATCTGCTCGGAAGAGTACGCGGCGAAGCATGATATTCGCCCGGTGTTCATCCGCGCGAGTTCGATCGTGTCGGCGAAAGCAGATGGTTCGGGCGAACTGGTCGCGGTGCGCGCGGCGAACGCTGCGTATGAAGAGGCTGGCATCGGTCCGTCGGACGTGCATGTCGTCGAACTGCACGATGCCTCCGCGCCCGCGGAACTCATTCACTACGAGAACCTGGGCTTGTGCGCCCCCGGCAACGCGCCGAAGCTGATCCGCTCGGGCGATACGGATATCGGTGGACGTGTTTCGGTGAATCCGAGCGGCGGTCTGCTGTCGCGCGGTCATCCCGTGGGTGCGACGGGCGTCGCGCAGATCGTCGAACTCACGCAGCAGTTGCGCGGCAAGGCAGGCGCGCGGCAACGGCCGGGCGCGAAGGTCGCGCTTGCGGAGAATAACGGCGGTCAACTGGCAGGCGATTCGGCCGTCGCGCTCGTCACGATTCTATCGACCTGATTCTGCCTTGCATTCCCGGAGTCGCGCTCGCTCTATCTGCAAGAAAGCCTGCCGCCGCTGCATGACGCACCGCCTTCACGGCGGCTGAAATCAAGGCTTCTTATGCGCCTGTGCTTCGATCAGTTGCAGCAACCGTTGCACAGGCTCGCTCAGATGCTGCGGCGCGCGATGCACGAGCCCGACATCGCGATGAAACGTGTGATGGCCGAGATCGACGGCGCGCACCTTCGCGGGCCAGTGTCGAAACGTCGCCGTCTGCGGCACGATCGCCACACCGACGCCGTTCTCGACCAGCCTGACAATCGCTTCGAGTTCGTCGACTTCGCACACTTCGCGAACGGTGAAATGCATCCGGCGCAGAAAGCGATCGACCTGACGGCCGCCGAACGATGCACGGTCGTATCGAATGAATGGCTGATCCGACAACAGCGCGGCCCAGTCCTTGCCCTTCACGCCGCGCGGCACGATGAGCCTGAACGGTTCCTGCGCGAGCGTCGTCCAGCGCAGATCGCTCTGGAACGAGAACGGCGGGCGGATGATGGCCGCGATATCGAGTTCTCCCGCATCGACCAGATTCAGCAACTCCATCGACACGCCGGGAATCACACGCGTCCTGCAGCCCTCGCATTGCGCGTGAAAGCGCGCCAGCGCATCCGGCAACAACGAGCGCTGCACCGACGCAATCGCGCCGATATTCACGCGCACGTTGGCGGCGGGATCCGCGGCCGTCGAACTGAGCCTGTTATAAAGCCGGACGACTTCCTGTGCCTGCACGAGCACCTGCTGGCCCGTTGCATTGAGACGCGCGGTGCGTCCTTCGCGGTCGAACAGCGCAAAGCCGAACTCGGCTTCGAGCCGCTGCATCTGCGCGCTCACGGCCGCTTGCGTCAGGCCGATCTTGCTGCCCGCGGCCGCGAAGGTGCCCTCCTGGGCGACGGCAATCAGCGTTTTCAATTCGCGGATCATTGATCGATTCCATTTGTGTTTCGCCCAATAATATATTGATTTTGTTTTACTAAGCCGCTGCGTATCATCGGGTCATAACTCGCGCCCCACCTTGGAGAAATCAGTGAGCCTTTCGCCTTTTCATCTGGCCATTCCCGTCTACGATCTTCCCGCCGCGCGCGACTTCTACGGACGCGTCTTCGGGCTCGAAGAGGGCCGCTCCAGCCAGCAGTGGGTCGACTTCAATTTCTTCGGCCATCAGCTCGTCATTCACGAGCATCCGAAAACGGCGTCGCAGGAAAGCGTGCATAGCAATCCCGTCGACGGTCACGACGTGCCCGTGCCGCACTTCGGCATCGTGCTCGAATGGGATCAATGGGAAGCGCTCGCGGCGCGGCTCAGGTCGTTCGGAACGAAGTTCGTGATCGAGCCGTATATCCGCTTTCAGGGGCAGGTCGGCGAACAGGCAACCATGTTCCTGTTCGATCCGTGCGGCAATGCGCTCGAGTTCAAGGCATTCAAGGACATCGGCCAGCTGTTCGCGAAGTAACCCGCGTTTCAGGTACTGGCGCGCCGTGAAGCGCCCCTACAGCTTCACGGCAAATTCTCGCGCAGCACGATGCTGAACTGCACGGGCTTTACGCCGTCCAGCGCGTCACGCGCTTCGTGCACGTTGCGGAAAATCTTCAGGCAATTGCCAACCATCGCTTGCGGCGTCTGCGTAATCAGCGCATCCATCGTGCCGTCGATCAGCAGCGCGCGCGTATCCGGCGTGAGCCCGTGTCCGACGAAGAGAATCTTCTGCTCCGTCTTCGCCTCGACGATCGCGCGCGCTACGCCATCCGAACCGCCACCGCTGTTGTAGATGCCAGCCAGATCGGGATGCTGTGCGATCAGGTTGCGGGTCTGCACATAGTTGCGCTCGCTGTCGTCCTGTCCTTCGCGCAGGCCGATCACCTTCACTTGCGGAAACGTCGATTCGATCAGATGCAGAAAGCCGATCTCGCGTTCCTCATGCCCGCGATAGTTGAGACTGCCCGCCAGCATCGCGATCTTGCCCGCCGGACGCGGACCCATGAAACGGCCGAGCAGCAGCGCCGCCGTGCGTCCCGCTGAACGGTTGTCGATGCCGACGTACGCGAGCCGGCGCGAATTCGACAGATCGGAAATCAGCGTAATGGCGGGCACATTCTGATCGGCAAGTGCATTCACCGCGTCGCGCACGACAGGATGTTCCAGCGCCATGAAGACCACGCCGTCCGCGCGCTGGCCATAGTGCAACAGGCGAGCGGCGAGTTCGTTCGGGTTGAAGCTCTCCACGTAATGCACGCGGCAGCGCATACCTTGCGCGGCCCACTGGTTGTGCGCGAACTCGATGTAATCGCCGAGCATGCGCAAATAGCGGTTCGTGCCGGCAGGCACGAGGAATTCGATCTTCAACGGCCTGGCCGGTTTCGCCTCGGGCGTTTGCGCATCGACCGCGTAGCCCGCCTGCGCGGCTGCCTGCATCACGCGCCGCGCCGTCATGGGCCGCACGCCTTCGCGGCCGTTCAATACGCGATCGACGGTCGCCGTCGACACACCCGCCGCAGCGGCGATGTCCGCGATCCGCGCGCGCGGCGGAAAGAGAGGAATAGGCGCGTCAGCCATGCGGGTTCCTGAGGGCAAAATCCATCAAAAACAATCAGGTTTGCGGTTTGACAGGGCGATTGGGCGTCCCTAGTCTTGCAGCAACATCATGCGGTCACGGCACAGCGTAACGAAAAACCAACGCCCGTGCGCGTGCGAAGTTTGATGGTTTTTGATGGCGCATGATGCCACAGCGGGAAACACCAGCGGCACACACCACATAAAACGCAGCGACCGGGTTCATCGCCAACGCGCGCAGCCCGGCAGAAAAGGAGACATTCGAATGACCAATCTCGTCAGGCGCTCGCTCCTGCGCGCGGCAGCGGCGGCACCCGTCGCCGGCGCGCTCGGGTTTCCCGCCATCGTCCGTGCCGCTGCGCCGCAATACACGTTCAAGTACGGCAACAACCTGCCGCTCACGCACCCGCTCAACATCCGCGCGAAGGAAGCCGCGGATCAGGTGAAGGAGCAGTCGAAAGGCCGCATGGAAATCCGCATCTTCCCGAACAACCAGCTCGGCGGCGATACCGACATGCTCGCGCAGGTGCGCAGCGGCGGCATCGAAATGTTCACGCCGTCCGCGCTCGTCGTGTCGACCCTCGCGCCCGTCGCCGCCATCAACGCGATCGGCTTCGCGTTCAGCGACTATTCGCAGGTGTGGGGCGCGATGGACGGCAAGCTGGGCGCGTATGTGCGCGCCGCGATGTCGAAGGCCGGCCTCGAATCGTTCGAAAAGATGTGGGACAACGGCTTTCGCGAGACCACGTCGAGCACGCGCGCGATCGCCAACGCATCGGACATGCACGGCCTGAAGATCCGTGTGCCCGTCAGCCCGTTGAGCATCGACATGTTCAAGGGACTCGGCGCCGCGCCGACGAGCCTGCAATTCAGCGAGGTCTATTCGTCGCTGCAGACGCATATCGTCGATGCACAGGAGAACCCGCTGCCTATCGTGCAGGTGGCGAAGCTCTATGAAGTGCAGAAGTATTGCTCGCTGACGAATCACATCTGGGACGGCTTCTGGTTCGTGCTGAACCAGCGTGCGTGGCAAAAGCTGCCGAAGGACCTGCAAGGCATCACGGCCGATGCATTCAACCAGGCCGCGCTGCGTCAGCGCGACGACGTGCGCAAGCTCAACGATGCCGCCGTCGCCGATCTGCAAACCAAGGGTCTGACGATCAATCGTCCGTCGCCCGACACGTTCCGCTCGGCACTGCGGCAAGCGAACTTCTATGCCGACTGGAAGAACCGCTTCGGCAACGAGGCGTGGTCGCTGCTGGAAGGCTACACGGGCAAGCTCGCGTGAGTCGGCGCGATGTGCCGCACACATCGCGCGCTTCGTTGACGGGAGAGACCGACATGACGGATCAAGCACTGCCGCACGCAGCCCTCGCCGATCCCACGGCGGCTGCGCAGTTCGCCGCAAGCGGCCCGCAACGCTGGCTGCGGCGCTTCGATCGCGCGGTGATCGCGCTCGTCGAAGGTGCGTGTGCGCTGCTGCTTGCCGTTGAAATCGTCGTGCTGCTGGCGGGTGTCGTGTGCCGCTACGCGCTGCATCAGCCGCTCGTGTGGTCGGATGAACTGGCAGGCATTCTGTTCCTGTGGCTGTCGATGCTCGGCGCCGTGCTCGCATTGCGGCGCGGCGAGCACATGCGGATGACGGCCTTCGTCAGCCGCCTGTCGCCGCAGCGGCGCGCGCTCGTCGACACGCTCGCCATCGTTTTATCGATCGCGCTGCTCACGCTCGTGCTGTGGCCCGCCTACGATTTCGCTGCAGCGGAAGCGGTCATTCTCACGCCCGCACTGCAGATCAGCGATGCATGGCGCGCGTCCGCGCTGCCCGTCGGTGCGGCGTTGATGCTGCTCGTCGGGCTGATGAGGCTCGCACAGGTGAGCCGTATGCGCGACATGCTAGCGGCGCTCGTTTTCGTCGTCATCGTCGCGGGCGTCGTCGCCTGGGCCGCGCCCGCACTGCCCGATCTCGGCAAGGCGAACCTGCTGATCTTCTTCGTCGGCGTGGTCGCGGTCGGCATTTTTTCCGGCGTGCCCATCTGCTTTTCGTTCGCGCTCGCAACC
Encoded proteins:
- a CDS encoding LysR substrate-binding domain-containing protein; the encoded protein is MRTLPSLNALRAFEVCGRLLSVQLAANELNVTPAAVSRQIKLLEDQLGVLLFERGHRAIALTPMGERYLADIVRGFETMRTATINLTEARRRRTLKIRGYTTFSMNWLLPRLSTFHREHPDIEVSLTTSLQPVDFNTEDVDAAIRLSHAPSSDVGHDRLVPNELVPVCSPEFLRAHPDLTDATPEALRNVPLLHSLARREDWAKWLDAAGVRGVNPLSGLSYESSILAYFAATQGIGVAMAQRVLVADQLRDGTLVTPFSFVLDLGAFTYYLIYPREHLSNPEFAAFRDWLLSIGEARS
- a CDS encoding CaiB/BaiF CoA-transferase family protein, with protein sequence MLDDVRILAWGARHAIRLGATLLERAGAQVTFGEARPRDISAYDVIVVSSDMSPANERSAIAELKAAGTHIVCDITATGPQGARACMRGTDAQIQAISGLMDTTGFAHGEPVRIGVPFTEISAALYASAAIAAAVRVKRSRGIVQNIDVTLFGCAASALTTFLPTAFAQGTVGRVGNRHPACAPWNAYATRDGWILICTSTEEQWRKIKEVACVPQLGDPRFATLRERVVNVDELDALIETWTATLTTAECSLLCERIGLAAGPIVSVAGLSGEPNFRMRHADAAMQIDTQGIDSDTYRRVPIFNTSRLTDDTCATPHASPESAAHVPHAGPLAGIKVVEIGQYTTAPLVGKHLAALGAEVVKVEPPDGEVARSWTPGQAGTSYFFALNNTDKQTIALDLKQEADRAHLSAMLADADVLVENLRPGALAKLGFDRDTLGKINPRLIYCSISGFGIASAYPGRPAFDTVIQAMSGLMDLTRSAGEPVKLGVSGADILGGQAALLAIVACLADPARHDGTFVEISMQDVAAWCALFASGNREGQGIAVACIDGHVWLESDEHVDAASLAAHAQQARCSGETRASAVAALAKAGISAVPVARVHELIEDGDFLADVLSVARDACGAFWPVIKVPYRLSRTPARVRAVPGAPTRALAGRFAALAV
- a CDS encoding thiolase family protein, with the translated sequence MRKVVIGGVGMTSFGKFLNRNLKSLAEEAVSLALKDARATVNDVDRVFFGNAAAGVVTGQEMIRAQSSLRNTGLDGKPMFNVENACASGSSALNLAWLSVASGQSETALVVGVEKLTHEDKAISFGAFAKAVDLEEPLPEGVTTGTGSLFMDLYAAKARKWMEKTGAEASDFARVVVKSRRAGSLNPHAQFRNETSVEEVLASRMVSDPLTLFMCSSIGDGGAALFICSEEYAAKHDIRPVFIRASSIVSAKADGSGELVAVRAANAAYEEAGIGPSDVHVVELHDASAPAELIHYENLGLCAPGNAPKLIRSGDTDIGGRVSVNPSGGLLSRGHPVGATGVAQIVELTQQLRGKAGARQRPGAKVALAENNGGQLAGDSAVALVTILST
- a CDS encoding VOC family protein, which encodes MSLSPFHLAIPVYDLPAARDFYGRVFGLEEGRSSQQWVDFNFFGHQLVIHEHPKTASQESVHSNPVDGHDVPVPHFGIVLEWDQWEALAARLRSFGTKFVIEPYIRFQGQVGEQATMFLFDPCGNALEFKAFKDIGQLFAK
- a CDS encoding SDR family oxidoreductase, whose product is MHASPHNPSAEVAIVTGGAKGIGLGIAAALARKSLRIALFDLDRAALDQAASTLAAEGAEVIGLPVDVTNGASVNEAVEAVAERFGRIDVLVNNAGIVRDKRITKMSDDDWDAVIGVNLKSQFLCCRAVLAHMSAARYGRIVNISSRAWLGGIGQSNYSAAKGGVVSLTRSLALEWASAGITVNAVAPGIVDTPLFQAFDAELQERLKKSVPVQRIGTPDDIAQAVLFFAQREASYITGQTLYVCGGRSLSSAGV
- a CDS encoding enoyl-CoA hydratase/isomerase family protein, whose amino-acid sequence is MTIHYSVSDHVATVSLDRPEALNALDLDSLKALRAALAEARDDDDVRVIVLTGAGQKSFCVGADLKNTLPPTTSFGSSFVRSIDRAAAEGIYVRLMDLGSLRLFKPVIGAINGYCLGGGLELALQCDLRIASSSAVFGLPEAVVASIPAVCGIQALQKAVPSAIAMKMLLTGCKIDAAYAERVGLVSDVVEPEALMDTAHEIARTIASNGPLAVQMIKKVAETSSNVPLAQALEFTELAWGAMRDSEDRVEGRKAFAEKRKPQFKGR
- a CDS encoding MFS transporter, with protein sequence MDTILPGVAQQPATPLTRAQRRAIVAATLGTIVEFTDWIIYATFAALFSRHFFPANNDRVSLLSAFAVFAVGFVMRPIGGALLGAYADRHGRKNGLALSVALMAGSSLVIAVCPGYESIGFAAPLILVLARLIQGFAAGGEFGSASTFLIESSAPSRRGFAGSWQHFAVNAGVLVAALIGAVLTSLIDHAGMASWGWRVAFAIAGLLGFVALWVRLAVAETDAFRKSAATHQRARHPFLVIVREHRRAALRVIGIAMAGNLCVYLWLVLFPTLAHLRTGLPLHDAFNASVISIVVSLIVIPFIGRLSDRIGRKPVLLVFAGGSALFAWPALHFLSNDFWSATAIVTIGMLLSSGFAATCATVMAEQFPAHVRATGVALPYAVSAALFGGTLPYIVTAMSNSGLSPYLWVYVAAVCVVGFVVYARMPETRGKVLD
- a CDS encoding LysR family transcriptional regulator; translation: MIRELKTLIAVAQEGTFAAAGSKIGLTQAAVSAQMQRLEAEFGFALFDREGRTARLNATGQQVLVQAQEVVRLYNRLSSTAADPAANVRVNIGAIASVQRSLLPDALARFHAQCEGCRTRVIPGVSMELLNLVDAGELDIAAIIRPPFSFQSDLRWTTLAQEPFRLIVPRGVKGKDWAALLSDQPFIRYDRASFGGRQVDRFLRRMHFTVREVCEVDELEAIVRLVENGVGVAIVPQTATFRHWPAKVRAVDLGHHTFHRDVGLVHRAPQHLSEPVQRLLQLIEAQAHKKP